In Leptospira harrisiae, the following proteins share a genomic window:
- a CDS encoding helix-turn-helix domain-containing protein produces the protein MFEFFGSWLQFGAWYHFILGIGILVKEKGSKGFPFAMIAAFSGGILIIYAYRLYVGYEFETSLLNHGYVPIIFLIPGSMQYTIEQFLSLEPVPLAGLKRLYPTFFVVILLLLCQWKAPHLLSQSMNQSFAGAHFSIPEMISAIGCIYWVGTFLWMIYQYRMILYRNPNKEAKLGVQVLGMILKGNITFASFIFISTFFRWHTGIYFTAGLATLMAVVAFIGTEINHQLFKDLLPELRQSYRTSRILNLDLEKLQKDLDYYLKVECIYREEDLSLASLAEKLGIKDYQLSEYINAYLGINFNRLINECRISEVCRLLKEEPKANLLSLAYQVGFNSKANFNLAFKAFKKVSPSEYAKSVGKG, from the coding sequence ATGTTTGAGTTTTTCGGTTCATGGCTTCAATTTGGGGCTTGGTACCATTTTATATTAGGAATCGGTATCTTGGTGAAAGAAAAGGGTTCCAAAGGTTTCCCTTTTGCTATGATTGCCGCCTTTTCAGGTGGGATTTTAATTATTTACGCCTATCGTCTGTATGTTGGTTATGAATTCGAAACTTCCCTTTTGAATCATGGTTATGTTCCCATCATTTTTTTGATCCCCGGAAGTATGCAGTACACTATCGAACAATTCCTAAGTTTAGAACCTGTTCCACTCGCTGGGTTGAAACGATTGTATCCAACTTTTTTTGTGGTTATTCTCCTTCTTCTTTGTCAATGGAAGGCTCCACATCTTCTTTCGCAATCCATGAACCAAAGTTTTGCGGGAGCTCACTTTTCAATACCAGAAATGATTTCTGCGATTGGATGTATCTACTGGGTTGGTACTTTTCTTTGGATGATTTATCAATATAGAATGATTCTTTATCGTAATCCTAATAAAGAAGCTAAGTTAGGGGTGCAGGTATTAGGAATGATTTTGAAAGGCAATATTACTTTTGCTAGTTTTATTTTCATTAGTACATTCTTTCGTTGGCATACAGGAATTTATTTTACAGCGGGACTGGCAACGCTTATGGCAGTAGTCGCTTTTATTGGAACAGAGATCAATCATCAGTTGTTTAAGGATCTATTACCAGAACTTCGTCAGTCTTATCGAACTTCTCGGATCCTAAATTTGGATTTGGAAAAACTCCAAAAAGATTTGGATTATTATTTGAAAGTGGAATGTATTTATCGGGAAGAAGATTTGAGTTTGGCTTCACTTGCAGAAAAGTTAGGGATCAAAGATTACCAACTCAGCGAATACATCAACGCTTATCTGGGGATTAATTTCAATCGTTTGATCAACGAATGTCGTATTTCTGAAGTTTGTCGTCTCCTGAAGGAAGAGCCAAAAGCCAACTTGTTATCTCTTGCTTACCAAGTTGGTTTTAATTCTAAAGCCAATTTCAATTTAGCTTTTAAAGCCTTCAAAAAAGTATCCCCAAGTGAATATGCAAAGTCGGTGGGGAAAGGGTAG
- a CDS encoding NADase-type glycan-binding domain-containing protein, producing MIKSRFIKVIMLLCLVSLFAVNCKKSKTVLSDAFLIENPGEKKPILTPEGKVKRGEYVTLLEEKDFNGVKFNLVEIKGVSTKGWLEEKNLYEGELKSATVIRDADLYLRPNEKSEKSGKVKAGLVVFVIEEADNFTLIQFPGKKSYILKTDLGDGETVVKTISIAGLGAATVTASSQYIQTEGKELDYDPRNAFDGKFQTGWCEGKTGDDGVGESLTVSFPNTIKLTEISLVNGLAKSEESYKNNNRIASIKVEASYGKTETLDFNDDVFDFQPKTVDLEGSSFKFVITKIHKGKITDTCLSEIKLTGSEKTYSSEPEESYEGTDAN from the coding sequence ATGATTAAATCTCGTTTCATAAAAGTAATAATGCTTCTATGTTTGGTTTCACTTTTTGCAGTGAATTGCAAAAAAAGCAAAACCGTCCTTTCGGACGCATTTCTAATTGAAAACCCAGGTGAAAAAAAACCTATTTTAACTCCGGAAGGAAAAGTGAAACGAGGTGAATACGTTACATTGTTAGAAGAAAAAGACTTCAATGGTGTAAAATTCAACTTAGTTGAGATCAAAGGTGTTAGCACCAAAGGTTGGTTAGAAGAAAAAAATCTTTACGAAGGTGAATTGAAATCCGCAACAGTAATTCGTGATGCTGATTTATATCTTCGTCCAAATGAAAAAAGTGAAAAATCTGGAAAAGTAAAAGCAGGTTTAGTTGTTTTTGTGATCGAAGAAGCTGATAACTTCACTTTAATCCAATTTCCTGGAAAAAAATCTTATATCCTTAAAACTGATTTAGGTGATGGCGAAACTGTTGTGAAAACAATTAGTATTGCAGGTTTAGGAGCAGCGACTGTTACTGCATCTTCGCAATACATTCAAACAGAAGGAAAAGAATTAGATTACGATCCGCGAAATGCATTTGATGGTAAATTCCAAACTGGTTGGTGTGAAGGGAAAACAGGTGATGATGGTGTTGGCGAATCACTTACAGTGTCTTTTCCTAATACAATAAAACTAACAGAAATTAGTTTGGTGAATGGACTTGCAAAAAGTGAAGAAAGTTACAAAAACAACAACCGTATCGCTTCGATCAAAGTAGAAGCATCTTATGGAAAAACTGAAACATTGGATTTTAATGACGATGTTTTTGATTTCCAACCAAAAACTGTAGATTTAGAAGGAAGTAGTTTTAAATTTGTAATTACTAAAATTCACAAAGGAAAAATTACAGACACTTGTCTAAGTGAAATCAAACTTACAGGTTCAGAAAAAACATATTCAAGTGAACCTGAAGAAAGTTACGAAGGCACTGACGCAAATTAA